One Halictus rubicundus isolate RS-2024b chromosome 10, iyHalRubi1_principal, whole genome shotgun sequence genomic window carries:
- the Calpa gene encoding calpain A isoform X5 — protein sequence MSYYDDGSSPPLDDIFVKAAVEVKRFLPSLFNIKVLGERGSGFRPQGSVQDFNTLRRECLATGSLFEDPEFPAADSSLYFSRRPDRYIEWKRPMEIADNPQLFVEGYSRFDVQQGELGDCWLIAAVANLTMDSNLFFQVVPEDQSFEENYAGIFHFRFWQYGRWVDVVVDDRLPTYHGELLYLRSAESNEFWSALLEKAYAKLHGSYEALKGGTTCEAMEDFTGGVTEMYQMDETPPNLFSILLKAYERSSLLGCSIEPDPNVLEAETPQGLIKGHAYSITRVKYVEIQTPNQYGKIPLLRIRNPWGNEAEWNGPWSDQSPEWRFIPDHEKEELGLTFDMDGEFWMSFQDFTRYFTQLEICNLNPDSLTEDELNSGKKKWEMSVFEGEWVRGVTAGGCRNFLETFWHNPQYRITLEYPDEDDDKCTVIVALMQKNRRAQRRMGADCLTIGFAIYHLEYPDRLPKPLDISFFKYNASVARSPSFINLREVTCRFKLPPGVYCIVPSTFDPNEEGEFLLRIFSENKNNMEENDEEVGIGQIDDRVQDDPEPDRNSDKVREFFKKLAGDDMEVDWMELKEILDFAMRKETHDKGFSKDVCRSMVAMLDVDHSGKLGFVEFKTLWNDIRKWKAVFKLYDKDESGYLSAFELRQALNSAGYRLNNHILNILVHRYGTKDGTITFDDYIMCAVRLKTMIDIFRERDPDTTNTATFSMEEWIEKTLYS from the exons ATGAGTTACTACGATGATGGGAGCTCGCCTCCGCTGGATGACATCTTCGTCAAGGCGGCTGTTGAAGTCAAACGGTTCCTCCCGTCCCTGTTCAACATCAAAGTG TTAGGCGAAAGAGGCTCCGGATTTAGGCCACAAGGATCCGTTCAAGACTTCAACACCCTCAGGCGAGAATGTTTGGCGACAGGATCACTCTTCGAAGACCCCGAGTTTCCGGCTGCAGACTCGTCCTTGTATTTTTCGAGGAGACCTGACAGATACATAGAATGGAAAAGGCCTAtg GAAATCGCAGACAATCCTCAGCTATTTGTGGAGGGGTATTCCAGGTTCGACGTCCAGCAGGGTGAATTAGGAGACTGTTGGTTAATCGCTGCTGTTGCGAATCTCACCATGGATTCGAATTTATTCTTCCAAGTAGTACCGGAAGACCAGAGCTTCGAGGAAAACTACGCCGGTATATTCCACTTCAG ATTCTGGCAATATGGAAGATGGGTGGACGTAGTGGTCGACGACAGGTTGCCGACTTACCACGGTGAACTGCTGTATCTGCGCTCCGCCGAGAGCAACGAGTTCTGGAGCGCTCTTCTGGAAAAAGCCTACGCGAAGCTCCATGGCTCGTACGAGGCATTAAAAGGTGGTACTACCTGCGAGGCAATGGAAGACTTCACGGGCGGCGTTACCGAGATGTACCAAATGGACGAGACTCCGCCGAATCTGTTCAGTATTTTGCTAAAGGCGTACGAGAGAAGCTCGTTATTGGGTTGTTCTATAGAG CCTGATCCAAATGTATTGGAGGCGGAGACGCCTCAAGGACTGATCAAAGGCCATGCATACAGTATTACACGAGTGAAATACGTGGAAATCCAAACGCCGAATCAGTACGGGAAAATACCTCTGCTTAGGATTAGAAACCCATGGGGAAACGAGGCGGAATGGAACGGTCCCTGGAGCGACCA GTCGCCAGAATGGAGATTCATTCCCGACCACGAAAAGGAAGAGTTAGGCTTGACCTTTGACATGGACGGTGAATTCTGGATGTCGTTTCAAGATTTCACGAGATACTTCACGCAACTAGAAATATGTAATTTGAATCCGGACTCGCTGACCGAGGATGAATTAAATTCTGGTAAGAAGAAATGGGAAATGAGTGTATTCGAAGGAGAATGGGTGCGGGGCGTCACAGCTGGAGGTTGCAGAAACTTTTTAG AAACGTTCTGGCATAACCCACAGTATCGAATCACGTTGGAGTATCCGGATGAAGACGATGATAAGTGTACAGTGATTGTTGCGTTGATGCAGAAGAATAGACGAGCGCAAAGGAGGATGGGCGCTGATTGTCTTACTATCGGATTTGCGATATATCAT TTGGAATACCCTGATCGGCTGCCCAAACCATTGGACATCAGCTTTTTCAAGTATAACGCATCGGTGGCTAGATCGCCATCATTTATAAACTTACGAGAAGTTACATGCCGTTTTAAATTGCCGCCTGGTGTATACTGCATAGTTCCGAGCACGTTCGATCCAAACGAGGAGGGTGAATTCTTGCTCCGAATCTTCTCCGAAAATAAGAATAACATGGA agAAAATGACGAAGAAGTCGGTATTGGACAAATTGACGATAGA GTACAAGATGATCCAGAACCGGACCGAAACTCTGATAAAGTTCGAGAATTCTTTAAAAAACTAGCTGGCGACGATATGGAAGTGGACTGGATGGAACTCAAAGAAATTTTAGATTTTGCCATGCGAAAAG AGACACATGATAAAGGATTCAGTAAAGATGTATGCCGTAGCATGGTTGCCATGTTGGATGTCGACCACTCTGGTAAACTTGGTTTCGTAGAATTCAAAACTTTATGGAACGACATAAGGAAGTGGAAA gCGGTGTTCAAATTGTACGATAAAGATGAGTCCGGATACCTGAGTGCATTCGAATTGCGACAAGCTTTGAACAGTGCTGGGTATCGACTTAACAATCACATTTTAAACATTCTGGTCCACCGTTACGGAACTAAAGATGGAACGATCACGTTCGACGACTACATAATGTGCGCAGTACGACTTAAAACAATGATAG ACATTTTCAGGGAACGAGATCCTGATACAACTAATACAGCGACGTTTTCAATGGAAGAGTGGATAGAAAAAACATTATATTCATAA
- the Calpa gene encoding calpain A isoform X2 — protein MNNFPSYGWKAEVVEPEFVRQESQKVQLGERGSGFRPQGSVQDFNTLRRECLATGSLFEDPEFPAADSSLYFSRRPDRYIEWKRPMEIADNPQLFVEGYSRFDVQQGELGDCWLIAAVANLTMDSNLFFQVVPEDQSFEENYAGIFHFRFWQYGRWVDVVVDDRLPTYHGELLYLRSAESNEFWSALLEKAYAKLHGSYEALKGGTTCEAMEDFTGGVTEMYQMDETPPNLFSILLKAYERSSLLGCSIEPDPNVLEAETPQGLIKGHAYSITRVKYVEIQTPNQYGKIPLLRIRNPWGNEAEWNGPWSDQSPEWRFIPDHEKEELGLTFDMDGEFWMSFQDFTRYFTQLEICNLNPDSLTEDELNSGKKKWEMSVFEGEWVRGVTAGGCRNFLETFWHNPQYRITLEYPDEDDDKCTVIVALMQKNRRAQRRMGADCLTIGFAIYHLEYPDRLPKPLDISFFKYNASVARSPSFINLREVTCRFKLPPGVYCIVPSTFDPNEEGEFLLRIFSENKNNMEENDEEVGIGQIDDRVINPNKDNEDGDKVQDDPEPDRNSDKVREFFKKLAGDDMEVDWMELKEILDFAMRKELPQSTGRSESHAPETVPGNGSFIDTLISLLCGLFCNNEQYNKPVETHDKGFSKDVCRSMVAMLDVDHSGKLGFVEFKTLWNDIRKWKAVFKLYDKDESGYLSAFELRQALNSAGYRLNNHILNILVHRYGTKDGTITFDDYIMCAVRLKTMIDIFRERDPDTTNTATFSMEEWIEKTLYS, from the exons ATGAACAACTTCCCCTCTTACGGATGGAAAGCAGAAGTGGTTGAGCCTGAATTCGTACGACAGGAATCGCAGAAAGTGCAA TTAGGCGAAAGAGGCTCCGGATTTAGGCCACAAGGATCCGTTCAAGACTTCAACACCCTCAGGCGAGAATGTTTGGCGACAGGATCACTCTTCGAAGACCCCGAGTTTCCGGCTGCAGACTCGTCCTTGTATTTTTCGAGGAGACCTGACAGATACATAGAATGGAAAAGGCCTAtg GAAATCGCAGACAATCCTCAGCTATTTGTGGAGGGGTATTCCAGGTTCGACGTCCAGCAGGGTGAATTAGGAGACTGTTGGTTAATCGCTGCTGTTGCGAATCTCACCATGGATTCGAATTTATTCTTCCAAGTAGTACCGGAAGACCAGAGCTTCGAGGAAAACTACGCCGGTATATTCCACTTCAG ATTCTGGCAATATGGAAGATGGGTGGACGTAGTGGTCGACGACAGGTTGCCGACTTACCACGGTGAACTGCTGTATCTGCGCTCCGCCGAGAGCAACGAGTTCTGGAGCGCTCTTCTGGAAAAAGCCTACGCGAAGCTCCATGGCTCGTACGAGGCATTAAAAGGTGGTACTACCTGCGAGGCAATGGAAGACTTCACGGGCGGCGTTACCGAGATGTACCAAATGGACGAGACTCCGCCGAATCTGTTCAGTATTTTGCTAAAGGCGTACGAGAGAAGCTCGTTATTGGGTTGTTCTATAGAG CCTGATCCAAATGTATTGGAGGCGGAGACGCCTCAAGGACTGATCAAAGGCCATGCATACAGTATTACACGAGTGAAATACGTGGAAATCCAAACGCCGAATCAGTACGGGAAAATACCTCTGCTTAGGATTAGAAACCCATGGGGAAACGAGGCGGAATGGAACGGTCCCTGGAGCGACCA GTCGCCAGAATGGAGATTCATTCCCGACCACGAAAAGGAAGAGTTAGGCTTGACCTTTGACATGGACGGTGAATTCTGGATGTCGTTTCAAGATTTCACGAGATACTTCACGCAACTAGAAATATGTAATTTGAATCCGGACTCGCTGACCGAGGATGAATTAAATTCTGGTAAGAAGAAATGGGAAATGAGTGTATTCGAAGGAGAATGGGTGCGGGGCGTCACAGCTGGAGGTTGCAGAAACTTTTTAG AAACGTTCTGGCATAACCCACAGTATCGAATCACGTTGGAGTATCCGGATGAAGACGATGATAAGTGTACAGTGATTGTTGCGTTGATGCAGAAGAATAGACGAGCGCAAAGGAGGATGGGCGCTGATTGTCTTACTATCGGATTTGCGATATATCAT TTGGAATACCCTGATCGGCTGCCCAAACCATTGGACATCAGCTTTTTCAAGTATAACGCATCGGTGGCTAGATCGCCATCATTTATAAACTTACGAGAAGTTACATGCCGTTTTAAATTGCCGCCTGGTGTATACTGCATAGTTCCGAGCACGTTCGATCCAAACGAGGAGGGTGAATTCTTGCTCCGAATCTTCTCCGAAAATAAGAATAACATGGA agAAAATGACGAAGAAGTCGGTATTGGACAAATTGACGATAGA GTGATTAACCCTAATAAGGATAACGAAGATGGAGATAAA GTACAAGATGATCCAGAACCGGACCGAAACTCTGATAAAGTTCGAGAATTCTTTAAAAAACTAGCTGGCGACGATATGGAAGTGGACTGGATGGAACTCAAAGAAATTTTAGATTTTGCCATGCGAAAAG AACTACCACAATCGACGGGTCGTAGTGAGTCTCATGCCCCAGAAACTGTACCAGGAAATGGTTCTTTTATCGACACACTCATCTCACTGCTGTGCGGCCTTTTTTGTAATAATGAACAGTACAATAAGCCCGTAG AGACACATGATAAAGGATTCAGTAAAGATGTATGCCGTAGCATGGTTGCCATGTTGGATGTCGACCACTCTGGTAAACTTGGTTTCGTAGAATTCAAAACTTTATGGAACGACATAAGGAAGTGGAAA gCGGTGTTCAAATTGTACGATAAAGATGAGTCCGGATACCTGAGTGCATTCGAATTGCGACAAGCTTTGAACAGTGCTGGGTATCGACTTAACAATCACATTTTAAACATTCTGGTCCACCGTTACGGAACTAAAGATGGAACGATCACGTTCGACGACTACATAATGTGCGCAGTACGACTTAAAACAATGATAG ACATTTTCAGGGAACGAGATCCTGATACAACTAATACAGCGACGTTTTCAATGGAAGAGTGGATAGAAAAAACATTATATTCATAA
- the Calpa gene encoding calpain A isoform X1 — translation MSYYDDGSSPPLDDIFVKAAVEVKRFLPSLFNIKVLGERGSGFRPQGSVQDFNTLRRECLATGSLFEDPEFPAADSSLYFSRRPDRYIEWKRPMEIADNPQLFVEGYSRFDVQQGELGDCWLIAAVANLTMDSNLFFQVVPEDQSFEENYAGIFHFRFWQYGRWVDVVVDDRLPTYHGELLYLRSAESNEFWSALLEKAYAKLHGSYEALKGGTTCEAMEDFTGGVTEMYQMDETPPNLFSILLKAYERSSLLGCSIEPDPNVLEAETPQGLIKGHAYSITRVKYVEIQTPNQYGKIPLLRIRNPWGNEAEWNGPWSDQSPEWRFIPDHEKEELGLTFDMDGEFWMSFQDFTRYFTQLEICNLNPDSLTEDELNSGKKKWEMSVFEGEWVRGVTAGGCRNFLETFWHNPQYRITLEYPDEDDDKCTVIVALMQKNRRAQRRMGADCLTIGFAIYHLEYPDRLPKPLDISFFKYNASVARSPSFINLREVTCRFKLPPGVYCIVPSTFDPNEEGEFLLRIFSENKNNMEENDEEVGIGQIDDRVINPNKDNEDGDKVQDDPEPDRNSDKVREFFKKLAGDDMEVDWMELKEILDFAMRKELPQSTGRSESHAPETVPGNGSFIDTLISLLCGLFCNNEQYNKPVETHDKGFSKDVCRSMVAMLDVDHSGKLGFVEFKTLWNDIRKWKAVFKLYDKDESGYLSAFELRQALNSAGYRLNNHILNILVHRYGTKDGTITFDDYIMCAVRLKTMIDIFRERDPDTTNTATFSMEEWIEKTLYS, via the exons ATGAGTTACTACGATGATGGGAGCTCGCCTCCGCTGGATGACATCTTCGTCAAGGCGGCTGTTGAAGTCAAACGGTTCCTCCCGTCCCTGTTCAACATCAAAGTG TTAGGCGAAAGAGGCTCCGGATTTAGGCCACAAGGATCCGTTCAAGACTTCAACACCCTCAGGCGAGAATGTTTGGCGACAGGATCACTCTTCGAAGACCCCGAGTTTCCGGCTGCAGACTCGTCCTTGTATTTTTCGAGGAGACCTGACAGATACATAGAATGGAAAAGGCCTAtg GAAATCGCAGACAATCCTCAGCTATTTGTGGAGGGGTATTCCAGGTTCGACGTCCAGCAGGGTGAATTAGGAGACTGTTGGTTAATCGCTGCTGTTGCGAATCTCACCATGGATTCGAATTTATTCTTCCAAGTAGTACCGGAAGACCAGAGCTTCGAGGAAAACTACGCCGGTATATTCCACTTCAG ATTCTGGCAATATGGAAGATGGGTGGACGTAGTGGTCGACGACAGGTTGCCGACTTACCACGGTGAACTGCTGTATCTGCGCTCCGCCGAGAGCAACGAGTTCTGGAGCGCTCTTCTGGAAAAAGCCTACGCGAAGCTCCATGGCTCGTACGAGGCATTAAAAGGTGGTACTACCTGCGAGGCAATGGAAGACTTCACGGGCGGCGTTACCGAGATGTACCAAATGGACGAGACTCCGCCGAATCTGTTCAGTATTTTGCTAAAGGCGTACGAGAGAAGCTCGTTATTGGGTTGTTCTATAGAG CCTGATCCAAATGTATTGGAGGCGGAGACGCCTCAAGGACTGATCAAAGGCCATGCATACAGTATTACACGAGTGAAATACGTGGAAATCCAAACGCCGAATCAGTACGGGAAAATACCTCTGCTTAGGATTAGAAACCCATGGGGAAACGAGGCGGAATGGAACGGTCCCTGGAGCGACCA GTCGCCAGAATGGAGATTCATTCCCGACCACGAAAAGGAAGAGTTAGGCTTGACCTTTGACATGGACGGTGAATTCTGGATGTCGTTTCAAGATTTCACGAGATACTTCACGCAACTAGAAATATGTAATTTGAATCCGGACTCGCTGACCGAGGATGAATTAAATTCTGGTAAGAAGAAATGGGAAATGAGTGTATTCGAAGGAGAATGGGTGCGGGGCGTCACAGCTGGAGGTTGCAGAAACTTTTTAG AAACGTTCTGGCATAACCCACAGTATCGAATCACGTTGGAGTATCCGGATGAAGACGATGATAAGTGTACAGTGATTGTTGCGTTGATGCAGAAGAATAGACGAGCGCAAAGGAGGATGGGCGCTGATTGTCTTACTATCGGATTTGCGATATATCAT TTGGAATACCCTGATCGGCTGCCCAAACCATTGGACATCAGCTTTTTCAAGTATAACGCATCGGTGGCTAGATCGCCATCATTTATAAACTTACGAGAAGTTACATGCCGTTTTAAATTGCCGCCTGGTGTATACTGCATAGTTCCGAGCACGTTCGATCCAAACGAGGAGGGTGAATTCTTGCTCCGAATCTTCTCCGAAAATAAGAATAACATGGA agAAAATGACGAAGAAGTCGGTATTGGACAAATTGACGATAGA GTGATTAACCCTAATAAGGATAACGAAGATGGAGATAAA GTACAAGATGATCCAGAACCGGACCGAAACTCTGATAAAGTTCGAGAATTCTTTAAAAAACTAGCTGGCGACGATATGGAAGTGGACTGGATGGAACTCAAAGAAATTTTAGATTTTGCCATGCGAAAAG AACTACCACAATCGACGGGTCGTAGTGAGTCTCATGCCCCAGAAACTGTACCAGGAAATGGTTCTTTTATCGACACACTCATCTCACTGCTGTGCGGCCTTTTTTGTAATAATGAACAGTACAATAAGCCCGTAG AGACACATGATAAAGGATTCAGTAAAGATGTATGCCGTAGCATGGTTGCCATGTTGGATGTCGACCACTCTGGTAAACTTGGTTTCGTAGAATTCAAAACTTTATGGAACGACATAAGGAAGTGGAAA gCGGTGTTCAAATTGTACGATAAAGATGAGTCCGGATACCTGAGTGCATTCGAATTGCGACAAGCTTTGAACAGTGCTGGGTATCGACTTAACAATCACATTTTAAACATTCTGGTCCACCGTTACGGAACTAAAGATGGAACGATCACGTTCGACGACTACATAATGTGCGCAGTACGACTTAAAACAATGATAG ACATTTTCAGGGAACGAGATCCTGATACAACTAATACAGCGACGTTTTCAATGGAAGAGTGGATAGAAAAAACATTATATTCATAA
- the Calpa gene encoding calpain A isoform X3: MSYYDDGSSPPLDDIFVKAAVEVKRFLPSLFNIKVLGERGSGFRPQGSVQDFNTLRRECLATGSLFEDPEFPAADSSLYFSRRPDRYIEWKRPMEIADNPQLFVEGYSRFDVQQGELGDCWLIAAVANLTMDSNLFFQVVPEDQSFEENYAGIFHFRFWQYGRWVDVVVDDRLPTYHGELLYLRSAESNEFWSALLEKAYAKLHGSYEALKGGTTCEAMEDFTGGVTEMYQMDETPPNLFSILLKAYERSSLLGCSIEPDPNVLEAETPQGLIKGHAYSITRVKYVEIQTPNQYGKIPLLRIRNPWGNEAEWNGPWSDQSPEWRFIPDHEKEELGLTFDMDGEFWMSFQDFTRYFTQLEICNLNPDSLTEDELNSGKKKWEMSVFEGEWVRGVTAGGCRNFLETFWHNPQYRITLEYPDEDDDKCTVIVALMQKNRRAQRRMGADCLTIGFAIYHLEYPDRLPKPLDISFFKYNASVARSPSFINLREVTCRFKLPPGVYCIVPSTFDPNEEGEFLLRIFSENKNNMEENDEEVGIGQIDDRVQDDPEPDRNSDKVREFFKKLAGDDMEVDWMELKEILDFAMRKELPQSTGRSESHAPETVPGNGSFIDTLISLLCGLFCNNEQYNKPVETHDKGFSKDVCRSMVAMLDVDHSGKLGFVEFKTLWNDIRKWKAVFKLYDKDESGYLSAFELRQALNSAGYRLNNHILNILVHRYGTKDGTITFDDYIMCAVRLKTMIDIFRERDPDTTNTATFSMEEWIEKTLYS; encoded by the exons ATGAGTTACTACGATGATGGGAGCTCGCCTCCGCTGGATGACATCTTCGTCAAGGCGGCTGTTGAAGTCAAACGGTTCCTCCCGTCCCTGTTCAACATCAAAGTG TTAGGCGAAAGAGGCTCCGGATTTAGGCCACAAGGATCCGTTCAAGACTTCAACACCCTCAGGCGAGAATGTTTGGCGACAGGATCACTCTTCGAAGACCCCGAGTTTCCGGCTGCAGACTCGTCCTTGTATTTTTCGAGGAGACCTGACAGATACATAGAATGGAAAAGGCCTAtg GAAATCGCAGACAATCCTCAGCTATTTGTGGAGGGGTATTCCAGGTTCGACGTCCAGCAGGGTGAATTAGGAGACTGTTGGTTAATCGCTGCTGTTGCGAATCTCACCATGGATTCGAATTTATTCTTCCAAGTAGTACCGGAAGACCAGAGCTTCGAGGAAAACTACGCCGGTATATTCCACTTCAG ATTCTGGCAATATGGAAGATGGGTGGACGTAGTGGTCGACGACAGGTTGCCGACTTACCACGGTGAACTGCTGTATCTGCGCTCCGCCGAGAGCAACGAGTTCTGGAGCGCTCTTCTGGAAAAAGCCTACGCGAAGCTCCATGGCTCGTACGAGGCATTAAAAGGTGGTACTACCTGCGAGGCAATGGAAGACTTCACGGGCGGCGTTACCGAGATGTACCAAATGGACGAGACTCCGCCGAATCTGTTCAGTATTTTGCTAAAGGCGTACGAGAGAAGCTCGTTATTGGGTTGTTCTATAGAG CCTGATCCAAATGTATTGGAGGCGGAGACGCCTCAAGGACTGATCAAAGGCCATGCATACAGTATTACACGAGTGAAATACGTGGAAATCCAAACGCCGAATCAGTACGGGAAAATACCTCTGCTTAGGATTAGAAACCCATGGGGAAACGAGGCGGAATGGAACGGTCCCTGGAGCGACCA GTCGCCAGAATGGAGATTCATTCCCGACCACGAAAAGGAAGAGTTAGGCTTGACCTTTGACATGGACGGTGAATTCTGGATGTCGTTTCAAGATTTCACGAGATACTTCACGCAACTAGAAATATGTAATTTGAATCCGGACTCGCTGACCGAGGATGAATTAAATTCTGGTAAGAAGAAATGGGAAATGAGTGTATTCGAAGGAGAATGGGTGCGGGGCGTCACAGCTGGAGGTTGCAGAAACTTTTTAG AAACGTTCTGGCATAACCCACAGTATCGAATCACGTTGGAGTATCCGGATGAAGACGATGATAAGTGTACAGTGATTGTTGCGTTGATGCAGAAGAATAGACGAGCGCAAAGGAGGATGGGCGCTGATTGTCTTACTATCGGATTTGCGATATATCAT TTGGAATACCCTGATCGGCTGCCCAAACCATTGGACATCAGCTTTTTCAAGTATAACGCATCGGTGGCTAGATCGCCATCATTTATAAACTTACGAGAAGTTACATGCCGTTTTAAATTGCCGCCTGGTGTATACTGCATAGTTCCGAGCACGTTCGATCCAAACGAGGAGGGTGAATTCTTGCTCCGAATCTTCTCCGAAAATAAGAATAACATGGA agAAAATGACGAAGAAGTCGGTATTGGACAAATTGACGATAGA GTACAAGATGATCCAGAACCGGACCGAAACTCTGATAAAGTTCGAGAATTCTTTAAAAAACTAGCTGGCGACGATATGGAAGTGGACTGGATGGAACTCAAAGAAATTTTAGATTTTGCCATGCGAAAAG AACTACCACAATCGACGGGTCGTAGTGAGTCTCATGCCCCAGAAACTGTACCAGGAAATGGTTCTTTTATCGACACACTCATCTCACTGCTGTGCGGCCTTTTTTGTAATAATGAACAGTACAATAAGCCCGTAG AGACACATGATAAAGGATTCAGTAAAGATGTATGCCGTAGCATGGTTGCCATGTTGGATGTCGACCACTCTGGTAAACTTGGTTTCGTAGAATTCAAAACTTTATGGAACGACATAAGGAAGTGGAAA gCGGTGTTCAAATTGTACGATAAAGATGAGTCCGGATACCTGAGTGCATTCGAATTGCGACAAGCTTTGAACAGTGCTGGGTATCGACTTAACAATCACATTTTAAACATTCTGGTCCACCGTTACGGAACTAAAGATGGAACGATCACGTTCGACGACTACATAATGTGCGCAGTACGACTTAAAACAATGATAG ACATTTTCAGGGAACGAGATCCTGATACAACTAATACAGCGACGTTTTCAATGGAAGAGTGGATAGAAAAAACATTATATTCATAA